The Kineothrix sp. MB12-C1 genome includes a window with the following:
- a CDS encoding helix-turn-helix transcriptional regulator has protein sequence MSNEIIQLEKKESSKPNFTLRYISISKYEGDWQSLPHTHHFTELFYVISGKGVFLIEDEPIPVKPNDLIIINPHIEHTEKTMIGDPMEYIVFGVDGLAFSFETDEEIQKNYSYYSYTSSQNHLVNFAGLMLKEFREKKQGFDQVCQSILQVLLIFISREQHLSIISDSTFKISKECALAKRYIDTNYAKNITLDTLADVTHINKYYLAHSFANCIGQSPISYLTDKRLKASMELLINTNHSIAQIASSTGFSSQSYFSQIFKKTIGMTPQQYRKLNTPNRKKVE, from the coding sequence ATGAGCAACGAAATTATACAATTGGAAAAAAAAGAATCATCCAAGCCCAACTTTACCCTTCGCTATATTTCCATCTCCAAATACGAAGGAGACTGGCAAAGCCTTCCTCATACACACCATTTTACCGAACTTTTCTACGTTATCAGTGGAAAAGGGGTGTTTTTAATTGAGGACGAGCCCATTCCGGTAAAACCTAATGATCTCATTATTATCAATCCTCATATCGAACATACCGAAAAGACTATGATCGGTGATCCGATGGAATATATTGTGTTCGGAGTAGATGGTCTGGCGTTTTCCTTTGAAACTGACGAAGAAATACAGAAAAATTACAGCTACTATAGCTATACTTCTTCTCAGAACCACCTTGTGAATTTCGCCGGGCTTATGCTAAAGGAATTCCGGGAAAAGAAACAGGGCTTCGATCAAGTATGCCAAAGCATCCTGCAGGTACTTCTCATCTTCATATCGAGGGAGCAGCACCTGTCTATTATTTCCGATTCCACCTTTAAAATATCCAAGGAGTGTGCTTTGGCCAAACGCTATATCGACACTAACTATGCTAAAAATATTACTTTAGATACTCTTGCAGACGTTACCCATATTAATAAATATTACCTGGCGCACTCCTTCGCGAACTGTATCGGACAATCCCCTATCAGCTATCTTACCGATAAGAGATTGAAAGCGAGTATGGAACTTCTTATTAACACTAATCATTCCATCGCACAGATTGCATCCAGCACCGGCTTCTCCTCTCAGTCTTACTTTTCACAAATCTTCAAAAAAACGATAGGGATGACACCTCAGCAATATCGCAAACTCAATACCCCCAACAGAAAAAAGGTTGAATAG
- a CDS encoding sensor histidine kinase, with protein MTEKGKVFYDRAKRYIGRKSIQFTLELSFTIVAIICMTLIAVTLQKKFEIEMRETKIKSTEQVIDQVRLNLENYLRSMMRISDAMYYTTIKSKDISTDSLQAEMNLLYEANKDNLVSVACFDIEGNLLGATPIDAVKRNANIAYQNWFVTANEELENFHFSLPHVQNLFDDSSHRYYWVISLSRIVELTSKGNNQRGVLLVDMNYSTIEQQFKKVNSNTSLGYTYLLGKNGEIIYHPKQELIYSGLLQENNLEAMNYSDGSYQETFQKEKRVVIVKTIGYTGWKIVSVIPNTFFEMAVSGIQIFALFIIMLSICILIFINQFVSRQIAKPIKNLEDSVREIESGNLDIQISEGGSYEVQKLGRTIKSMVSQMRELMDDIVKEQEQKRKMELGALQSQINPHFLYNTLDTIVWMIETERYEEAITIVTQLASLFRISLSKGKTIISIKDEVSHAQNYMNIQKIRYKNKFEVRYDIDEEVCKYATVKLIIQPLLENAIYYGMEFMDGEGIITLRAYMEDKVYIEVTDNGLGIPKENVEQLLVENNQVQKRGSGVGIINVHQRIQLRFGEEYGLEIESEPDEGTCARICLPKILYENLEDKGDE; from the coding sequence ATGACCGAAAAGGGAAAAGTGTTTTATGACAGAGCAAAAAGGTATATAGGCAGGAAAAGCATTCAGTTCACGTTGGAACTTTCTTTTACAATAGTGGCAATTATTTGCATGACCTTAATTGCCGTAACGTTGCAGAAGAAATTTGAAATAGAAATGCGGGAAACGAAAATAAAATCCACGGAGCAAGTAATCGATCAGGTGCGTCTGAATCTGGAAAATTATCTGCGAAGTATGATGCGGATATCGGATGCCATGTATTATACAACGATTAAGAGCAAGGATATCTCTACAGATTCTCTGCAGGCAGAAATGAATCTGCTGTATGAGGCAAATAAAGATAACCTTGTTTCTGTTGCTTGCTTTGATATCGAAGGAAATCTTTTAGGAGCAACGCCGATTGATGCAGTAAAACGAAATGCAAATATAGCCTATCAGAATTGGTTCGTTACGGCGAATGAGGAGTTGGAGAACTTTCATTTCTCGTTACCTCATGTACAGAATCTATTTGATGATTCCAGTCATAGATACTATTGGGTGATATCCTTAAGCCGGATTGTGGAATTGACCTCCAAGGGAAATAATCAAAGAGGAGTCTTGCTCGTCGATATGAATTACAGCACAATTGAGCAGCAGTTTAAGAAAGTCAATTCCAATACATCTCTGGGCTATACCTATCTTCTCGGGAAAAATGGGGAAATCATTTATCATCCCAAGCAGGAACTGATTTATTCCGGCCTGCTGCAGGAGAATAATCTGGAAGCGATGAATTATAGCGATGGAAGTTATCAGGAGACATTTCAAAAAGAAAAAAGAGTTGTCATTGTGAAAACAATTGGTTATACAGGCTGGAAAATAGTCAGTGTGATTCCAAATACATTTTTTGAAATGGCAGTTTCCGGAATACAAATCTTCGCACTTTTTATTATTATGCTTTCTATCTGCATTCTCATTTTCATTAATCAATTTGTATCCAGGCAGATTGCTAAGCCTATAAAAAATTTAGAGGATTCCGTACGTGAGATTGAAAGCGGGAATTTGGATATCCAAATAAGTGAGGGAGGTTCCTATGAGGTACAGAAATTGGGAAGGACAATAAAGTCGATGGTTTCTCAGATGCGTGAACTGATGGACGATATTGTAAAAGAACAGGAGCAGAAGCGGAAGATGGAGTTGGGTGCTCTCCAGTCGCAGATTAATCCCCATTTTCTATATAATACATTGGATACGATTGTCTGGATGATCGAAACGGAGCGGTATGAAGAAGCAATTACCATTGTGACACAATTGGCCAGTTTATTCCGCATTAGTCTGAGTAAGGGGAAAACAATTATTTCTATAAAAGATGAGGTATCACATGCTCAAAACTATATGAATATACAGAAAATCCGGTATAAGAATAAGTTTGAAGTGCGGTATGATATCGATGAAGAGGTATGCAAATATGCAACGGTAAAATTAATTATTCAGCCGCTTTTGGAAAATGCAATTTATTATGGTATGGAATTTATGGATGGGGAGGGTATTATTACACTCCGTGCATACATGGAGGACAAAGTTTACATAGAAGTAACTGATAACGGGCTAGGTATTCCGAAGGAGAACGTGGAGCAATTATTGGTAGAGAACAATCAGGTGCAGAAAAGAGGTTCGGGAGTTGGGATTATCAATGTACATCAAAGAATTCAGTTACGCTTTGGCGAGGAATACGGGTTGGAAATAGAAAGTGAACCGGATGAAGGTACGTGTGCGAGAATATGTTTGCCTAAAATTTTGTATGAGAATCTGGAAGATAAGGGGGATGAATAG
- a CDS encoding phosphotransferase enzyme family protein — MEQGLKEKIWSVAQKFQVQGEVTEVEEYGNGHINDTYLVTCALAEGGVKRYIMQRMNDSIFKNPKELMENVVNVTSFLRKKISAAGGDVERETLNVILTKEDKHYLEEMGEFFRMYLFIEDAISLEQVKRPEDFYNSAVSFGNFQKLLEDYPADTLHETIVNFHNTVSRFEDFKKAVAEDRCGRAKEVEEEIAFVLNREADTHIICDALAEERIPLRVTHNDTKLNNIMIDNKTGKGICVIDLDTVMPGSALYDYGDSIRFGANTGAEDEKNLDLISLNLGLFDIYTKGYMEGCQGSLTKEEIRLLPMGAKLMTFECGIRFLGDYLNGDVYFKIHRPEHNLDRCRTQFCLVADMEKKWKQMESIVEKYGEQ; from the coding sequence ATGGAACAAGGTTTGAAGGAAAAGATATGGAGTGTGGCTCAGAAATTTCAAGTGCAAGGTGAGGTGACCGAGGTTGAAGAATATGGAAATGGGCATATTAATGATACGTATCTCGTAACCTGCGCTTTGGCAGAAGGCGGAGTAAAGCGTTACATTATGCAAAGGATGAATGATAGTATATTCAAGAATCCAAAAGAGCTGATGGAGAATGTTGTAAATGTAACTTCTTTTTTAAGGAAGAAGATTTCAGCCGCAGGCGGAGATGTAGAGAGAGAGACTCTGAACGTAATCCTTACGAAAGAAGATAAGCATTATTTGGAGGAAATGGGTGAGTTCTTCAGAATGTATCTTTTTATTGAGGATGCGATCAGCTTAGAGCAAGTGAAACGTCCGGAGGATTTTTACAATAGTGCGGTATCTTTTGGTAATTTTCAGAAGCTGTTGGAAGATTATCCGGCAGATACCTTACATGAAACGATCGTGAACTTTCACAATACAGTGAGCCGATTCGAAGATTTTAAGAAAGCGGTAGCGGAAGACAGGTGCGGACGTGCGAAGGAAGTGGAGGAAGAAATCGCTTTTGTTCTTAACAGGGAAGCTGATACGCATATTATATGCGATGCGCTCGCAGAAGAGAGAATTCCTCTTCGCGTGACGCATAACGATACGAAGTTAAATAATATTATGATCGATAATAAGACAGGAAAGGGAATCTGTGTAATCGACCTCGATACGGTAATGCCGGGTTCTGCACTTTATGATTATGGCGATTCTATCCGTTTTGGAGCCAATACGGGAGCGGAGGATGAGAAGAATTTGGATTTGATTTCTCTTAACTTAGGTTTATTCGATATTTATACGAAGGGATATATGGAGGGATGTCAGGGAAGTTTGACGAAGGAAGAAATCCGCTTGCTTCCCATGGGGGCCAAGCTTATGACTTTTGAGTGCGGAATACGTTTCCTGGGCGATTATTTAAATGGTGACGTGTATTTCAAGATTCATAGACCGGAGCACAACCTGGACAGATGCCGTACACAATTTTGTCTGGTAGCCGACATGGAGAAGAAGTGGAAGCAAATGGAGAGTATTGTAGAGAAATACGGGGAACAATAG
- a CDS encoding carbohydrate ABC transporter substrate-binding protein, translating into MKKKIVSVLLASAMIVSTLAGCGSTAQTTQETPAVEENAETEAPAEEAASGEAGEEVAQAGLEGTLKVAAFDGGYGTEMWTEVTNKFMENNPGVTIELTAEKNLEEVISPLMKAGDYPDFVYLATGRELALPETLLKDNAIMSITDVLSMQVPGEDISVGDKIITGFTDTLVTNPYNDGETYLAPMFYSPCGLWYDANLLASKGWEVPQTWDEMWELGDKAKEEGISLFTYPVAGYFDAFVFGLLTQAGGSDFYNRAMSYEDGIWETEEAKQVFDIIGKLAQYMEPTTVGNANKDNFKKNQQLVLDDKAIFMPNGNWIIGEMADAPRAEGFEWGFTPLPAVTAGGDRCAFTFFEQAWIPAQAENPELAKAFMAYLYSDEAAEIFATTGGAIQPVKGVSDFIADEETKMIYSIYDKGAIASMGGFAATEAVEGVSMKETLFFTIDSIVTGDKTVEEWQAAVENVSDQLRGALK; encoded by the coding sequence ATGAAGAAAAAAATCGTATCTGTATTATTGGCATCGGCAATGATCGTTAGCACATTGGCAGGATGCGGCAGTACAGCACAGACTACACAGGAAACACCGGCGGTAGAAGAAAATGCGGAAACAGAAGCACCCGCTGAGGAAGCCGCTTCTGGGGAGGCAGGAGAAGAAGTAGCTCAGGCAGGTCTTGAAGGAACTCTTAAGGTTGCAGCTTTTGACGGCGGATATGGCACAGAGATGTGGACAGAAGTAACGAATAAGTTTATGGAAAATAATCCGGGCGTTACCATTGAATTAACAGCAGAGAAAAATCTGGAAGAAGTTATCAGCCCTCTTATGAAAGCAGGCGACTATCCTGATTTCGTATATTTGGCAACAGGACGTGAGCTCGCTCTTCCTGAAACACTGTTGAAAGACAATGCAATTATGAGTATCACTGATGTATTATCCATGCAGGTACCGGGAGAAGATATATCCGTAGGAGATAAAATTATCACCGGATTCACGGATACCTTGGTAACAAATCCTTACAATGATGGCGAGACATATCTTGCACCTATGTTCTATAGCCCTTGCGGACTTTGGTATGATGCGAACCTTTTAGCATCAAAAGGCTGGGAAGTTCCTCAGACATGGGATGAAATGTGGGAACTTGGCGATAAGGCAAAAGAAGAAGGAATTTCCTTGTTTACTTATCCGGTAGCAGGATACTTCGATGCTTTTGTATTCGGACTTTTGACACAGGCAGGCGGAAGCGATTTCTATAATAGAGCGATGAGCTATGAAGACGGTATCTGGGAAACAGAGGAAGCAAAACAAGTATTTGATATTATAGGTAAGCTTGCACAGTATATGGAGCCTACAACAGTTGGTAATGCGAACAAAGATAACTTTAAGAAAAATCAGCAGTTAGTATTGGATGATAAAGCGATCTTTATGCCGAATGGAAACTGGATCATCGGAGAGATGGCAGATGCTCCGAGAGCAGAAGGATTCGAATGGGGATTCACACCTCTTCCGGCAGTAACAGCAGGCGGTGACAGATGTGCGTTTACATTCTTCGAGCAGGCATGGATTCCGGCTCAGGCAGAGAATCCGGAACTTGCAAAAGCATTCATGGCTTATCTGTATTCTGATGAAGCAGCAGAAATCTTTGCAACAACAGGCGGAGCTATTCAGCCGGTTAAGGGTGTAAGTGATTTCATTGCTGATGAAGAGACAAAAATGATCTATTCTATTTATGATAAAGGAGCAATTGCTTCTATGGGTGGATTCGCAGCAACAGAAGCGGTAGAAGGCGTAAGCATGAAAGAAACTTTATTCTTCACTATCGACAGTATCGTAACAGGTGATAAGACAGTGGAAGAATGGCAGGCAGCGGTAGAAAACGTGAGTGACCAGTTAAGGGGAGCTTTAAAGTAG
- a CDS encoding substrate-binding domain-containing protein: protein MNDKKEIRNILILVLIIAAVSTLIIVRFYGNNQNERYNISVIAGESHAERWIVLQQGVEKAGNDYNAQINFYTVANGGDAKEQKELINRELEKKVDAIIICAVDSREIQEVLQGNERRTPVILIETDLKPGHLYSQVSPDNYEMGYHLGEEFVRQQEGEETTAAILIDNDKIAAQQERVEGFEKALASAKNITIKWRASDYQSSEQVDNIISMDCVGTQSAIEISRAHNEKIRVYGFGNAETNIYYMDKGMIKVLVVPNDFNMGYLSVQNAVQAVEKDTAYKRTIVEHIVVTGDTLHKEENQRIIFPIVQ from the coding sequence ATGAATGATAAAAAAGAGATTAGAAATATATTAATCCTTGTCCTTATCATCGCAGCAGTGAGTACCTTGATCATAGTAAGATTCTATGGAAACAACCAAAATGAGCGATATAACATTTCTGTCATTGCGGGAGAATCCCATGCAGAAAGATGGATAGTCCTGCAACAAGGAGTTGAAAAAGCAGGCAATGATTATAATGCACAGATTAACTTTTATACTGTAGCAAATGGCGGAGATGCTAAAGAGCAGAAGGAATTAATAAACAGGGAATTAGAGAAAAAAGTGGATGCTATTATTATTTGTGCGGTGGACAGTCGGGAAATACAGGAAGTGCTGCAGGGGAACGAACGCAGGACTCCGGTTATTTTAATCGAAACAGATTTGAAGCCGGGACATTTATATTCCCAGGTTTCGCCGGATAATTATGAGATGGGCTATCATTTGGGAGAAGAATTTGTCAGGCAGCAGGAAGGAGAAGAAACAACAGCAGCCATTCTTATAGATAATGATAAAATAGCGGCACAACAAGAACGGGTAGAGGGGTTCGAAAAAGCGCTCGCTTCCGCGAAAAATATTACAATAAAATGGAGGGCATCCGATTATCAAAGCAGTGAGCAAGTGGACAATATAATCAGCATGGATTGTGTCGGAACACAAAGTGCAATAGAAATAAGCAGAGCTCATAATGAGAAGATTAGGGTTTATGGATTTGGAAATGCGGAAACAAACATTTACTATATGGATAAGGGAATGATAAAGGTCTTGGTAGTGCCTAATGATTTCAATATGGGATACTTGAGCGTACAGAATGCAGTGCAGGCAGTTGAAAAAGATACAGCCTATAAAAGGACAATTGTTGAACATATAGTGGTTACGGGTGATACCTTGCATAAGGAAGAAAATCAAAGGATTATTTTTCCTATTGTGCAGTAA
- a CDS encoding galactose ABC transporter substrate-binding protein, whose amino-acid sequence MKKIIAVVFLILLSGILIVIGSIYISSQEKNKVERIKIGVSVYNQYDTFIASLMEQMKSCAVQKENETDIEIIVDIVNAAGSQLEQNDQVEKFVNNGYDVICVNLVDRTDPTLIIDKAESAGIPIIFFNRELVPEDLKRYDKAYYVGAVTIEPGIIQGEMIVDLLKKKKESVDKNADNKIQYIMLEGEAGHQDAIIRTEYAVNTIVENGIQVEKLDYALANWNRDQGKSKMDKLIEEFGDKIEVIISNNDDMALGAIDAYIDMQEIENIPIIVGIDGTLTGLTAVKEGYLYGTAYNDDIGQGRSLLELSYALKTGQSLPEDIVMTEEKYIRYSYKKVTKENVEEFIRIH is encoded by the coding sequence ATGAAAAAGATAATAGCGGTTGTTTTTTTGATACTTTTAAGCGGAATACTTATTGTAATTGGTTCGATTTATATAAGTTCCCAAGAAAAGAACAAAGTAGAAAGGATTAAGATAGGTGTCAGTGTATATAATCAATATGATACTTTTATTGCCAGCCTGATGGAGCAGATGAAAAGCTGTGCCGTACAAAAAGAAAATGAAACTGATATTGAAATAATTGTGGATATTGTGAATGCAGCCGGAAGCCAACTAGAGCAGAACGACCAGGTGGAGAAATTTGTCAATAATGGATATGATGTAATTTGTGTTAATCTTGTGGATCGAACAGATCCCACCTTAATTATAGATAAAGCAGAAAGCGCAGGAATCCCTATCATATTTTTCAACAGGGAGCTTGTACCGGAGGATTTAAAAAGATATGATAAGGCCTATTACGTCGGTGCCGTAACGATAGAGCCCGGAATTATACAGGGAGAGATGATTGTTGATTTGCTAAAGAAGAAAAAGGAAAGTGTTGATAAAAATGCTGATAATAAAATCCAATATATTATGCTGGAAGGCGAAGCCGGTCATCAGGACGCTATTATACGGACGGAATATGCAGTTAATACGATTGTAGAGAATGGAATACAGGTAGAAAAGCTGGATTATGCTTTGGCAAATTGGAATAGAGATCAGGGTAAAAGTAAGATGGATAAACTGATTGAAGAATTTGGGGATAAGATAGAAGTAATTATTTCAAATAATGATGATATGGCATTAGGGGCGATCGATGCATATATTGACATGCAGGAGATAGAAAACATACCGATTATAGTAGGCATTGATGGAACTTTGACAGGTCTGACGGCGGTAAAGGAGGGCTATCTATACGGAACGGCATATAATGATGATATCGGTCAGGGAAGGAGTCTTTTGGAGCTGTCTTATGCTTTGAAAACAGGTCAAAGCCTTCCGGAGGATATTGTAATGACAGAAGAAAAATACATACGTTATTCCTATAAAAAAGTAACGAAAGAAAATGTGGAAGAATTTATAAGAATTCATTAA
- a CDS encoding carbohydrate ABC transporter permease, translating to MGKKKSRKRQKGAFIFCCVAPATILLFLFMIMPTFNVFKMSLYKWGGFSAEKTFVGIENFKKLAVDEKFLRSMQNSILIIVVVTLITMALAIIFAAILSRQKIKGQGIFRVIFYIPNILSIVVISAIFSAVYDQREGLLNTFIYLFRPVGENGEGLIAWLGNQKLVIWAIIIALIWQAIGYYMVMYMASMASVPESIYESASIEGAGGFTQFFTMTLPLIWSNIRTTLTFFIISTINLSFMLVKAMTGGGPDGASDVFLNYMYNQAYTNSSYGYGMAIGVVVFTFSFALSGIVNAVTKRETLEF from the coding sequence ATGGGAAAGAAGAAAAGTAGAAAAAGGCAAAAAGGAGCATTTATTTTCTGCTGCGTCGCACCGGCAACAATATTATTGTTTCTGTTTATGATTATGCCGACATTTAACGTGTTTAAAATGTCGCTTTATAAATGGGGAGGATTTTCGGCAGAAAAGACCTTTGTAGGAATTGAAAATTTTAAAAAGCTGGCTGTAGATGAGAAATTTCTTCGTTCCATGCAGAATTCCATTTTAATTATTGTAGTAGTAACATTGATTACGATGGCTCTTGCTATTATCTTTGCAGCAATTTTATCCAGACAAAAGATAAAAGGGCAGGGTATCTTTCGTGTTATATTTTACATCCCCAATATTTTGTCTATCGTCGTAATATCTGCGATCTTCTCCGCAGTGTACGATCAGAGAGAAGGGCTTTTGAACACATTTATTTATCTTTTCCGCCCGGTGGGGGAAAATGGAGAGGGCTTAATTGCGTGGCTCGGTAATCAGAAGCTTGTAATATGGGCAATTATAATCGCTCTTATCTGGCAGGCCATCGGCTACTATATGGTTATGTACATGGCAAGTATGGCGAGTGTTCCTGAGAGTATATATGAATCCGCATCGATCGAGGGGGCAGGAGGGTTTACGCAGTTCTTCACAATGACGCTTCCGCTCATATGGAGCAATATAAGGACCACACTTACCTTTTTCATTATCAGTACGATTAACTTAAGCTTTATGCTTGTAAAAGCAATGACCGGCGGCGGACCGGATGGAGCTTCCGACGTATTTTTGAATTATATGTATAATCAGGCCTATACCAACTCCTCTTATGGATATGGTATGGCGATTGGTGTTGTTGTATTTACTTTCTCATTCGCGCTTTCAGGCATTGTCAATGCTGTGACGAAGCGGGAAACATTGGAATTTTAG
- a CDS encoding response regulator, giving the protein MLYRVMLVDDEEEVIQAILQKIDWETLGFQVVGYAKNGQDALEMLETLETDVIMTDIKMPFMDGITLCKKVKEQYGNIHILIFSGFDEFEYAREAIKAEVEEYILKPTNAKELSEVFLRLKNSIDKERRESTDIQKLKEYYMESLPVMQKQYMISLIEGNLSDDQIQAYLDMYQLNLGSPFYTVAVVHANNPELPEEGKEPLEKQLLLVSAKKYVDEKLKGKYRFESLIYLGKIVYIVMLEQSEELSAFINFADRICKMTERAISVSLSAGIGQMHNKLSLLPHSYESANEAISYRGLNKGNCAIYIGEADPSLTSTPIIDMEGVQGIVQQIKFGKEKELEEAIVHFMARLKRMELTYQQLQIVSMEVVTELYKLGGSYQLDMHKILKTGTYTFSDIEEMNTVERLEGVLRSVCFTVRNLIRKERKDSTKLLIEKAKDYIQNNYSDSRCTVESVCSHLNISSCYFSTLFKREVGVTLINYVTDIRMEKAKELLKNTKDKTYVIAEKVGYAEPNYFSYVFKKKFKVSPSLYRMNGVG; this is encoded by the coding sequence ATGCTATATCGTGTTATGTTAGTGGATGATGAAGAAGAAGTAATACAGGCGATTCTTCAGAAAATTGATTGGGAGACATTGGGTTTTCAGGTGGTAGGATATGCCAAAAATGGACAGGATGCTCTGGAAATGTTAGAAACCCTTGAGACAGATGTCATTATGACGGATATAAAGATGCCGTTTATGGATGGGATTACCTTATGTAAAAAGGTAAAAGAGCAGTATGGAAATATTCATATCCTTATTTTTTCGGGATTTGATGAATTTGAATATGCCAGGGAAGCAATTAAAGCGGAAGTGGAGGAGTATATTTTAAAACCTACGAACGCAAAGGAGCTGTCGGAAGTATTTTTAAGGCTTAAGAATTCCATCGATAAAGAGCGCAGGGAAAGTACAGATATACAAAAGCTCAAGGAATATTATATGGAGAGTCTCCCTGTTATGCAGAAGCAATATATGATTAGCTTAATAGAGGGCAATCTGTCTGACGACCAGATTCAAGCTTATTTGGATATGTATCAGTTGAATCTCGGTTCGCCGTTCTATACGGTAGCGGTAGTTCATGCAAATAATCCTGAACTGCCGGAAGAAGGAAAAGAGCCGCTTGAAAAGCAACTGCTTCTCGTCTCTGCAAAAAAGTATGTGGATGAAAAGTTGAAAGGAAAATATCGATTCGAAAGCCTTATATACCTGGGAAAAATCGTATACATTGTTATGTTGGAGCAAAGTGAAGAATTAAGTGCTTTTATCAATTTTGCGGATCGCATATGCAAAATGACGGAAAGGGCGATTAGTGTATCTTTGTCGGCGGGTATTGGTCAGATGCACAATAAGCTGTCTTTACTGCCCCATTCATACGAGAGTGCCAATGAGGCTATATCGTATAGGGGATTGAATAAGGGGAATTGTGCCATTTATATCGGTGAGGCAGATCCGAGTTTAACCAGCACTCCGATTATAGATATGGAGGGTGTACAGGGTATTGTACAGCAGATAAAATTTGGAAAAGAAAAAGAATTGGAAGAGGCAATTGTACATTTTATGGCAAGGTTGAAGCGAATGGAACTGACGTATCAACAGCTTCAAATAGTGAGCATGGAGGTTGTGACGGAACTATACAAACTGGGTGGAAGTTACCAACTGGACATGCATAAGATTCTAAAGACCGGCACCTACACATTTTCGGATATTGAGGAGATGAACACGGTAGAAAGGTTGGAAGGAGTTCTGAGAAGTGTCTGCTTTACGGTGCGCAATTTGATTCGTAAGGAGAGAAAGGATAGTACAAAGCTTTTGATTGAAAAAGCAAAGGATTACATACAAAATAATTATTCCGATTCAAGATGTACGGTGGAGTCGGTGTGCAGTCATTTGAATATAAGTTCCTGCTATTTTTCCACCTTATTTAAAAGAGAGGTAGGGGTTACATTAATTAATTATGTGACTGACATAAGGATGGAAAAAGCTAAGGAATTACTAAAGAATACGAAAGATAAAACCTATGTAATCGCAGAAAAAGTGGGCTATGCGGAACCGAACTATTTCAGTTATGTATTTAAGAAAAAATTTAAGGTTTCACCTTCTCTTTATCGCATGAATGGAGTGGGATAA
- a CDS encoding galactose/methyl galactoside ABC transporter permease MglC, giving the protein MNKVKASRFKNSIFDHMLIVILFLLVVGVSIAKPNFLSGSNFANISVNTAVRFIIALGVSGCLITKGTDLSAGRMVGLGACIAGTLLQKADYSDKFFKGLGDIPIVAVLLIVIMVCAVFGVANGCVVAFWKVPPFIATLGMQIIVYGLCLVYTKAVPLGGYREAYTNIATGRFLGIPYFFIIAFFIGLFMWFLYNKTRHGKYMYAIGGNEAAAEVSGVNVSKTIILIYALAAGLYATAGFLLGAKAGGASVNTGLGYELEAIAACTIGGVSTNGGVGKVSGILIGVLVFELLKSSMQFLRIDTSWQYVVQGLVIVIAVALDLRKYLAKK; this is encoded by the coding sequence ATGAATAAAGTGAAGGCTTCTCGTTTTAAAAATAGTATTTTCGATCATATGTTAATTGTTATTTTATTTTTGCTTGTAGTGGGAGTCAGTATTGCGAAACCGAATTTCTTATCAGGCAGTAACTTTGCTAATATTTCGGTAAATACTGCAGTACGTTTCATTATTGCTTTGGGAGTCAGCGGCTGCCTGATTACAAAAGGTACTGATCTTTCGGCAGGGCGCATGGTTGGACTCGGCGCTTGTATCGCAGGTACACTTTTGCAGAAAGCAGACTACAGCGATAAGTTTTTCAAAGGCTTGGGGGATATTCCGATTGTTGCAGTATTACTAATTGTAATCATGGTCTGTGCAGTGTTTGGTGTGGCCAATGGATGCGTTGTAGCTTTTTGGAAAGTACCTCCATTCATTGCAACTTTGGGTATGCAGATTATCGTATATGGTCTTTGCCTCGTCTACACAAAAGCAGTTCCGCTGGGCGGCTACAGGGAAGCGTATACGAATATTGCAACGGGTAGGTTTTTGGGCATTCCCTATTTTTTTATCATTGCTTTTTTCATTGGTTTATTCATGTGGTTTTTATATAATAAGACAAGACATGGAAAATATATGTATGCTATCGGCGGCAATGAAGCGGCGGCAGAAGTTTCCGGTGTCAATGTAAGTAAAACGATAATCCTTATTTACGCATTGGCAGCAGGACTCTATGCGACGGCCGGTTTCCTGTTAGGAGCCAAGGCGGGAGGCGCCTCTGTAAATACGGGGTTGGGATACGAATTGGAGGCAATTGCGGCATGTACCATCGGAGGTGTTTCTACAAACGGCGGTGTTGGCAAAGTATCCGGTATTTTAATCGGTGTATTAGTATTCGAGTTATTAAAGTCTTCCATGCAGTTCTTGAGAATCGATACATCGTGGCAATATGTAGTACAGGGACTTGTGATTGTAATTGCGGTAGCATTGGACCTGAGAAAATATCTTGCGAAAAAATAA